From Desulfatitalea tepidiphila, the proteins below share one genomic window:
- a CDS encoding PqiB family protein — protein MSDAEKEASSGLEHVPQAVIRPDKRFGLIWLIPLVAALVGVGLAVKAITEAGPTIRIAFHTAEGLEAGKTKIRYKEVEIGRVEAIRLGKDLKEVTVTAKMVKDIEDYLTENTRFWVVRARVAAGQVSGLSTLFSGAYIGMDPGQPGKPASTFVGLETPPAVTMDTPGGYFNLRAERLGSLDIGSPVYYRQIRVGQVVSYHMTEDGSAVDIRVFINDPHHDRVHKNTRFWDASGLNVSMGADGVKLNTESVMTLLIGGIAYETPTNLKPGDVADERHTFHLYASKDQIDDPQYTERHYIVAYFDEAVRGLKKHAPVEFSGIKVGEVVNIRLEFDQKNLQFRIPVLLAIEPDRIDVKGHMNGDGEAMIAKLIAKGLRAQLRTGSLLTGQMFVNLSMDPEAPRARLMHNGPFAVIPTVPGSTEEIAASLARFAGELEKVPVAQIGRDLSQSLKNINTLVGSEDLVEAIRGLRRSLDQISRFTAGLNQDTAPKIDQALVQLNRTLTEAERAMTAAEHLASGSGPLTYELQTLMKQLAKAAQAISVLADYLQRNPEALVFGKGDPQP, from the coding sequence ATGAGCGATGCGGAAAAAGAGGCCTCTTCCGGTCTGGAACATGTACCCCAGGCGGTGATCCGGCCCGATAAGCGGTTCGGACTGATCTGGCTCATCCCCCTCGTGGCCGCCCTGGTGGGCGTGGGGTTGGCCGTCAAGGCCATCACCGAGGCCGGCCCCACTATCCGTATCGCCTTCCATACCGCCGAAGGGCTGGAGGCCGGAAAAACCAAGATCCGTTACAAGGAGGTCGAAATTGGCCGGGTCGAGGCCATCCGCCTGGGAAAAGACCTGAAGGAAGTGACTGTGACCGCCAAAATGGTCAAGGATATCGAAGACTATCTGACCGAAAACACCCGTTTCTGGGTGGTGCGCGCCCGGGTGGCGGCCGGCCAGGTGTCGGGCTTGAGCACCCTGTTCTCCGGTGCGTACATCGGCATGGACCCCGGGCAGCCGGGCAAGCCGGCCAGCACCTTCGTGGGGCTGGAGACGCCCCCGGCGGTGACCATGGACACGCCGGGCGGCTATTTCAATCTCAGGGCCGAGCGGTTGGGCTCCCTGGACATCGGGTCGCCGGTCTACTATCGCCAGATCCGGGTGGGCCAGGTGGTCAGCTACCACATGACCGAGGACGGCTCCGCGGTGGATATCCGCGTCTTCATCAACGACCCTCACCACGACCGGGTGCACAAGAACACCCGCTTCTGGGATGCCAGCGGCCTGAACGTCTCCATGGGCGCCGACGGCGTCAAACTCAACACCGAATCGGTAATGACCCTGTTGATCGGCGGCATCGCCTATGAGACCCCGACCAACCTGAAACCCGGCGATGTGGCCGACGAGCGGCACACGTTTCATTTGTACGCCAGCAAGGACCAGATCGATGATCCCCAGTATACGGAGCGCCACTACATCGTGGCCTATTTCGACGAAGCGGTGCGCGGCCTCAAGAAGCATGCCCCCGTTGAGTTCAGCGGTATCAAGGTGGGCGAGGTGGTGAACATCCGGCTGGAGTTCGACCAGAAGAACCTGCAGTTTCGGATTCCCGTGCTCCTGGCCATCGAACCGGACCGCATCGATGTGAAGGGCCATATGAACGGCGACGGCGAAGCGATGATCGCCAAATTGATCGCCAAGGGGCTGCGGGCCCAATTGCGTACCGGATCGTTGTTGACCGGCCAGATGTTCGTCAATTTGAGCATGGATCCGGAGGCGCCTCGGGCCAGGTTGATGCACAACGGGCCCTTCGCGGTAATTCCCACGGTGCCCGGATCCACTGAAGAGATCGCCGCCAGTCTGGCCCGATTCGCCGGTGAACTGGAAAAGGTGCCGGTGGCGCAGATCGGCCGCGACCTGAGCCAGAGCCTCAAGAATATCAATACCCTGGTCGGTTCCGAAGACCTGGTCGAAGCGATCCGCGGCCTGCGTCGCAGCCTGGATCAGATCAGCCGGTTCACCGCCGGGCTGAACCAGGACACCGCGCCCAAGATCGACCAGGCGCTGGTACAATTGAATCGCACCCTCACAGAGGCCGAACGGGCCATGACCGCCGCCGAACATCTGGCCAGCGGTTCCGGGCCGCTGACCTATGAGCTGCAGACGCTGATGAAGCAGCTGGCCAAGGCCGCCCAGGCGATTTCCGTTCTGGCCGACTATCTGCAGCGCAATCCGGAAGCCCTCGTTTTCGGGAAAGGAGATCCACAGCCGTGA
- a CDS encoding paraquat-inducible protein A, with protein sequence MGPREDYPLTYVVVPLTAQKAGLACCQVCGLLSRLDGQELTARPVCPRCGARLHRRKPSSLARTWALVIAALVLYVPANVLPVTHMTYLGKSQADTILSGVFYFMRTGSWHIALIIFVASVVVPALKLVVLGYLLISVQRRSRRHPQERTRLYRIIEAIGRWSMVDIYVVAVMVALLNLGRLADIDAGLGAVFFGAVVVLTMFAANSFDPRMIWDVMEKHE encoded by the coding sequence ATGGGACCGCGTGAAGATTACCCCCTGACGTATGTCGTCGTGCCGTTGACGGCCCAAAAGGCGGGCCTGGCCTGCTGCCAGGTCTGTGGCCTGCTGTCCCGGCTCGATGGTCAGGAGCTTACCGCCCGCCCGGTCTGCCCGCGTTGCGGCGCCCGCCTGCACCGGCGCAAGCCCAGCAGCCTGGCTCGCACCTGGGCCCTGGTGATTGCGGCCCTCGTGCTGTATGTCCCGGCCAACGTGCTGCCGGTGACCCATATGACCTACCTGGGAAAAAGCCAGGCCGATACGATCCTCAGCGGCGTCTTTTATTTCATGCGCACCGGCAGCTGGCACATCGCGCTGATCATCTTCGTGGCCAGTGTGGTGGTGCCGGCCTTGAAACTGGTGGTGCTGGGCTACCTGCTGATTTCGGTCCAGCGGCGGTCCCGTCGCCATCCCCAGGAGCGCACCCGCCTTTATCGCATCATAGAAGCCATCGGCCGCTGGTCCATGGTGGATATCTATGTGGTTGCGGTGATGGTCGCCTTGTTGAACCTGGGGCGTCTGGCCGATATCGACGCTGGATTGGGGGCTGTTTTTTTCGGGGCCGTGGTAGTGCTCACCATGTTTGCAGCCAACAGTTTCGATCCGCGGATGATCTGGGATGTCATGGAGAAACACGAATGA
- a CDS encoding paraquat-inducible protein A — translation MNSYIACHDCDLLHRRQPLPPAGVATCSRCGTVLYRSRRNSLDRTLAMAVCGLILFIIANLSPFLTLKFEGQTQETNLVTGVMELYRQGMVPIALLVMATGIAFPLLELTGLIYMLLPLKFDRTPWGMAGVFRVIRALQPWGMTEVFLLGILVSIVKLAGMATVIPGAALYAFLALIFVVAATAASLDPDIVWDRVKITP, via the coding sequence TTGAATTCCTATATAGCATGCCATGATTGCGATCTGCTTCACCGCCGGCAGCCGCTGCCGCCGGCTGGTGTGGCCACCTGTTCGCGTTGCGGGACCGTCCTCTACCGCAGCCGCCGCAACAGTCTCGATCGCACTTTGGCCATGGCCGTATGCGGTCTGATTCTTTTCATCATCGCCAACCTGAGTCCGTTTCTGACCCTCAAATTCGAAGGACAGACCCAGGAGACCAATCTGGTGACTGGCGTGATGGAACTTTACCGCCAGGGCATGGTGCCCATCGCCCTGCTGGTGATGGCCACCGGCATCGCTTTTCCCCTGCTGGAATTGACCGGGCTGATTTACATGCTGCTGCCGCTCAAGTTCGATCGCACACCCTGGGGCATGGCCGGCGTCTTTCGCGTGATCCGAGCCTTGCAGCCGTGGGGTATGACCGAGGTGTTTCTGCTGGGCATTCTCGTCTCCATCGTCAAGCTGGCCGGCATGGCGACGGTGATTCCGGGCGCTGCTCTGTATGCCTTTCTGGCCCTAATTTTCGTCGTCGCGGCCACGGCCGCATCCTTGGATCCGGACATCGTATGGGACCGCGTGAAGATTACCCCCTGA
- a CDS encoding BtrH N-terminal domain-containing protein — MNLIHDFEHQHFAHCESGVMSTLLKHKGLHLSEPMVFGLSGALCFAFLPFMKFGNMPLVSYRMFPGHIVKTLPKRLGAAYLRKRYKNPDQAMQELDDHLAASQLVGLQTSAYHTTYFPPEMRFQFNAHNIIVVGRQEDEYLVSDPVFDKIQRIKAADLKLARFAKGLSAPQGLTHYPIEVPEAEDLDLVKLIRKAIKKTVNMMLYAPVPWIGVKGINHLARRVTRLSARGDGRYTRLFLGNIVRMQEEIGTGGGGFRFMYASFLQEAYQITGWPALQEASARMTAAGDAWRDFALACARIVKSKNGTDPAEVAPLLKACGENERQLYKMLKSAV, encoded by the coding sequence TTGAACCTGATTCATGATTTTGAGCACCAGCACTTTGCCCACTGCGAAAGCGGTGTCATGTCCACCTTGTTGAAGCACAAAGGCCTGCATCTCTCCGAACCCATGGTGTTCGGCCTTTCCGGCGCTTTGTGTTTTGCCTTTCTGCCGTTCATGAAGTTCGGCAACATGCCGCTGGTGTCCTACCGCATGTTCCCCGGCCATATCGTCAAGACCCTGCCCAAGCGCCTGGGCGCCGCCTATCTGCGAAAGCGCTACAAAAATCCGGACCAGGCCATGCAGGAGCTCGACGATCACCTGGCCGCCAGTCAACTGGTCGGACTTCAGACCTCAGCCTACCACACCACCTACTTCCCACCCGAGATGCGCTTTCAGTTCAACGCGCACAACATCATCGTGGTGGGCAGGCAGGAGGACGAATACCTGGTCAGCGACCCGGTCTTTGACAAAATCCAGCGCATCAAGGCCGCCGATTTGAAACTGGCCCGCTTTGCCAAGGGACTGAGCGCCCCCCAGGGGCTGACCCACTATCCGATCGAGGTGCCGGAAGCCGAGGATCTGGATCTGGTCAAATTGATCCGAAAGGCGATCAAAAAGACGGTGAACATGATGCTCTATGCGCCGGTGCCCTGGATCGGCGTCAAAGGCATCAACCACCTGGCCCGGCGCGTAACGCGCCTGTCGGCCCGGGGGGATGGGCGGTACACGCGGTTGTTTTTGGGCAACATCGTGCGCATGCAGGAGGAGATCGGCACCGGCGGCGGCGGGTTTCGTTTCATGTATGCGTCGTTTCTGCAGGAGGCTTACCAGATCACCGGATGGCCGGCCCTGCAGGAGGCCTCGGCCCGCATGACCGCCGCCGGCGATGCCTGGCGCGACTTTGCGCTGGCATGCGCCCGCATCGTCAAAAGCAAGAATGGAACCGATCCGGCCGAGGTCGCGCCGCTCCTGAAAGCATGCGGCGAAAACGAGCGGCAGCTTTACAAAATGTTGAAAAGTGCCGTATAA
- a CDS encoding sigma-54-dependent transcriptional regulator — protein sequence MSNPIILIDDDSDYLELLSGKLRDLGYTDLHLMDDPMAAAAAFEKGEPFDLALIDMTMPEMDGMALLDHIKNTSPGTECIMVTAINEARTAVDCLRRGAYDYLVKPVARDVLALTLPRALERKRLLDILDLEKGQAHPELVNPVPFEPIITQSPAMRRILKEAELHAASSVPILITGESGTGKELLARAIHNASGRAQFPFTPINMASISANLFEAEFFGHTRGAFTGAAASRTGFLEHTHQGTLFLDEIGDLPLELQGKLLRVLQEGEFSRVGSSERTRVDLRFIAATNEDLDRMMARKAFRKDLYYRIRGGWLHLPPLRERPDDIPLLADAFLAKYEEMPTGKRRLTAAALERLMAYAWPGNVRELKSIIQSAVNLAQNKPIDLVHLPEHLRMLPKRPRIPGADGAGRHVRPLAEVEKEHILNVYQMLDQNKSQAARALGIGLNTLRRKLSSYGIE from the coding sequence ATGAGCAATCCGATTATTTTGATCGATGACGACAGCGATTATCTCGAGCTTCTGTCCGGCAAACTGCGCGATCTGGGATACACCGATCTGCATCTGATGGACGACCCGATGGCGGCGGCGGCGGCCTTTGAAAAGGGCGAGCCCTTCGATCTGGCCCTCATCGACATGACCATGCCCGAAATGGACGGCATGGCCCTGCTCGACCACATCAAGAATACCAGTCCGGGCACCGAGTGCATCATGGTCACGGCCATCAACGAGGCGCGCACGGCTGTGGATTGCCTGCGGCGCGGCGCCTACGACTATCTGGTCAAGCCGGTGGCCAGGGATGTGCTGGCGCTCACCCTGCCGCGCGCCCTGGAGCGCAAACGCCTGTTGGATATTCTGGATCTGGAAAAGGGCCAGGCCCATCCCGAACTGGTCAATCCCGTGCCGTTCGAACCCATCATCACCCAATCGCCGGCCATGCGCCGCATCCTCAAGGAGGCGGAACTGCATGCGGCCAGCAGCGTGCCGATTCTCATCACCGGCGAGAGCGGCACCGGCAAGGAGCTGCTGGCCCGGGCGATCCACAATGCCAGCGGCCGGGCTCAATTCCCGTTTACGCCGATCAACATGGCTTCCATATCGGCCAACCTTTTCGAGGCCGAATTTTTCGGCCATACCCGGGGCGCGTTTACCGGGGCTGCTGCGTCACGGACCGGGTTTCTGGAACACACCCACCAGGGGACCTTGTTTTTGGACGAGATCGGCGATCTGCCCCTGGAGCTGCAGGGCAAACTGCTGCGGGTGCTGCAGGAGGGCGAGTTTTCGCGGGTGGGCAGCAGCGAGCGCACCCGTGTGGACCTGCGGTTCATCGCGGCCACCAACGAGGATCTGGACCGCATGATGGCCCGCAAGGCGTTCCGCAAGGACTTGTATTACCGTATCCGCGGCGGCTGGCTGCACCTGCCGCCCTTGCGCGAACGACCTGATGACATCCCCTTGCTGGCCGATGCCTTTCTGGCCAAATACGAGGAGATGCCTACGGGCAAACGTCGACTGACGGCCGCTGCCCTGGAACGGCTCATGGCCTATGCCTGGCCGGGCAACGTGCGGGAGCTCAAATCGATCATCCAATCGGCGGTCAACCTGGCCCAGAACAAACCCATTGACCTGGTGCATCTGCCCGAGCATTTGCGCATGCTGCCCAAACGGCCCAGAATACCGGGTGCCGATGGGGCCGGTCGACACGTGCGGCCACTGGCCGAGGTGGAGAAGGAGCACATCCTGAACGTCTACCAGATGCTGGACCAGAACAAGTCCCAGGCCGCCAGGGCGTTGGGGATCGGGCTCAATACGTTGCGGCGGAAATTGTCTTCTTACGGGATCGAATAG